From a region of the Armatimonadota bacterium genome:
- a CDS encoding ABC transporter ATP-binding protein — protein MLVLERVFAGYGHGWVLQDVALSVQEGEVVCLLGRNGAGKSTTLKSIMGLVPQVEGRILFRGQNLVGRPPHTIRRMGIGYVPEDRRIFPGLTVLENLLVGAEGRPQARGGQGWTVEKIFELFPALEPLQNRPGRSLSGGEQRMLAIARALMGDPRILLLDEPSEGLAPLVVQALWEQVRKLKETGLAILLSEQNLWFAAGLSSRIYILDKGQVQFQGTYEALLGDESLKQAYLAV, from the coding sequence ATGCTGGTGCTGGAGCGGGTGTTCGCGGGGTATGGCCACGGCTGGGTTCTCCAGGACGTGGCCCTCTCCGTCCAGGAAGGAGAAGTCGTGTGCCTCCTGGGACGGAACGGGGCCGGCAAGAGCACCACCCTGAAGTCCATCATGGGCCTGGTCCCGCAGGTGGAAGGGCGCATCCTCTTCCGCGGGCAGAACCTGGTCGGGCGTCCCCCCCATACCATCCGGCGCATGGGGATCGGGTACGTGCCGGAGGACCGCCGCATCTTCCCCGGGTTGACGGTTCTGGAGAACCTGCTGGTGGGCGCGGAGGGACGCCCCCAAGCCCGGGGCGGCCAAGGGTGGACGGTGGAGAAGATCTTCGAGCTCTTCCCCGCCTTGGAGCCCTTGCAGAACCGGCCCGGCCGATCCCTCAGCGGGGGAGAACAGCGGATGCTGGCCATCGCCCGTGCCCTCATGGGGGATCCCAGGATCCTGCTGCTCGACGAGCCTTCCGAGGGCCTGGCCCCTTTGGTGGTCCAGGCCCTCTGGGAACAGGTCCGGAAGCTCAAGGAGACGGGACTGGCGATCCTGCTCTCCGAGCAGAACCTATGGTTCGCCGCGGGCCTCAGCTCGAGGATCTACATCCTGGACAAGGGTCAGGTACAGTTCCAGGGCACGTACGAGGCCCTCCTGGGGGACGAGTCGCTGAAGCAGGCCTATCTTGCGGTTTGA
- a CDS encoding ABC transporter substrate-binding protein produces the protein MRRMSGWEAVCVLLGLVGVLTVPLLRTGSAVAQQREPILVGEIVSASGAFAVHHHGQHGAALAVEEINAKGGVLGRPLQLITRDDKSSGEEGVKAFRELAGMGVVAIIGHSFAATVLASSPLARDLHIPYLVNMGYTAEITEKDGHPYIFRTFTNERVFTRAFAEMIAKLPARRYCTIAVDFVYGRSGTAQILGSLRALRRDVEVLPGCQYWVPVGQLDFTPYITAILGQKPDALLFAGMVALPGEAFVKQAKAFRLFEQVQGLHPTLAMPGNSAGLRREDIPEGILTGSDLPYPPPRPELRAFVEAYRRRWNHLPTEAAVHAYASVYLLKAGLEKAKRVDREALAKALVGMTYLHPSHGWVRLRPFDNQSTAGWWFGRLTWDSTYGRAGLADPRYVEGEKYLLGEEQIKRLRALGR, from the coding sequence ATGCGACGGATGTCGGGGTGGGAAGCGGTTTGCGTCCTCCTCGGGCTGGTGGGCGTCCTGACCGTTCCCCTGCTGCGGACGGGGAGCGCGGTGGCCCAGCAGCGGGAGCCCATCCTGGTGGGGGAGATCGTCTCCGCCAGCGGGGCTTTCGCGGTGCACCACCACGGGCAGCACGGAGCCGCCCTCGCGGTGGAGGAGATCAACGCGAAGGGCGGGGTACTGGGTCGGCCGCTGCAGCTCATCACCCGGGACGACAAGTCCTCCGGGGAGGAAGGGGTGAAGGCGTTTCGGGAGCTGGCGGGGATGGGAGTGGTGGCCATCATCGGGCACTCCTTCGCGGCTACGGTCCTGGCCTCCTCGCCGCTCGCGCGGGACTTGCACATCCCCTACCTCGTGAACATGGGCTACACCGCGGAGATCACGGAGAAGGACGGGCACCCCTACATCTTCCGGACCTTCACGAACGAACGGGTCTTCACCCGGGCCTTCGCGGAGATGATCGCGAAGCTGCCGGCCCGGCGGTACTGCACCATCGCGGTGGACTTCGTCTACGGCCGGAGCGGCACGGCCCAGATCCTGGGCAGCCTCCGGGCCCTCCGTCGGGACGTGGAGGTGCTCCCCGGATGCCAGTACTGGGTCCCTGTGGGGCAGCTGGATTTCACGCCCTACATCACCGCCATCCTCGGGCAGAAGCCGGACGCCCTGCTGTTCGCCGGGATGGTGGCGCTGCCGGGGGAGGCCTTCGTGAAGCAGGCGAAGGCGTTCCGGCTCTTCGAGCAGGTCCAGGGGCTCCATCCCACCCTGGCCATGCCCGGGAACAGCGCGGGGTTGCGGCGGGAGGACATCCCGGAGGGGATCCTCACGGGCTCGGACCTCCCGTATCCCCCTCCGCGGCCCGAGCTCCGGGCCTTCGTGGAGGCCTACCGGCGGCGGTGGAACCACCTGCCCACGGAAGCCGCGGTGCATGCCTACGCCTCCGTGTACCTCCTGAAGGCGGGGCTGGAGAAGGCGAAGCGGGTGGACCGGGAGGCCTTGGCCAAGGCGCTCGTGGGCATGACCTACCTCCATCCCTCCCACGGCTGGGTCCGGCTGCGGCCGTTCGACAACCAGTCCACCGCGGGCTGGTGGTTCGGGCGGCTCACCTGGGATTCTACCTACGGTCGGGCAGGGCTTGCGGACCCGCGGTACGTGGAGGGGGAGAAGTACCTCCTGGGAGAGGAGCAGATCAAGCGGCTCCGGGCCCTGGGCCGGTAG
- a CDS encoding ABC transporter ATP-binding protein, translating to MKEALHEWVLHTEDLWKRFGGVAAVAGVNLAVREGTVHAIIGPNGAGKTTLFHLLTGFLRPDRGRIWIRGEDVTGLAPHRVVQKRVARTFQITSVFPTATALENVQLACAVLGGHLWQPFAPFRRVAVEKAWDILRQVHLEEQAHRRAGELPHGDRKKLELALALACDPEILLLDEPTSGIPVPERPSLMALVRRVVEARGITTLLIEHDMDVVFSVADRITVLNRGTVIAEGRPEEIRADPEVRRVYLGEGVRGSGRPEGR from the coding sequence GTGAAGGAAGCCTTGCACGAGTGGGTCCTTCACACCGAGGACCTCTGGAAGCGGTTCGGGGGAGTGGCCGCGGTGGCCGGGGTAAACCTCGCGGTGCGCGAGGGGACCGTCCACGCCATCATCGGTCCCAACGGGGCGGGCAAGACCACCCTCTTCCACCTCCTCACGGGATTCCTGCGGCCGGACCGGGGCCGGATCTGGATCCGGGGGGAGGACGTTACGGGATTGGCCCCACATCGGGTGGTGCAGAAGCGGGTCGCACGGACGTTCCAGATCACGAGCGTCTTTCCGACCGCCACCGCTCTGGAAAACGTGCAGCTGGCCTGTGCGGTCCTGGGGGGCCACCTGTGGCAGCCGTTCGCGCCCTTCCGCCGGGTGGCGGTCGAGAAGGCGTGGGACATCCTCCGGCAGGTGCACCTGGAGGAGCAGGCCCACCGACGGGCAGGGGAGCTCCCGCACGGAGACCGCAAGAAGCTGGAGCTGGCCCTGGCCCTCGCGTGTGATCCGGAGATTCTGCTGTTGGACGAGCCCACTTCCGGGATCCCGGTCCCGGAGCGTCCATCGCTCATGGCCCTGGTGCGGAGGGTGGTGGAGGCGCGGGGGATCACCACCTTGCTCATCGAGCACGATATGGACGTGGTGTTCTCCGTGGCGGACCGCATCACCGTGCTGAACCGGGGCACGGTGATCGCGGAGGGGCGTCCGGAGGAGATCCGGGCGGATCCGGAGGTCCGGCGGGTCTACCTCGGGGAGGGGGTCCGGGGAAGCGGGAGGCCTGAGGGACGGTAA
- a CDS encoding glycosyltransferase, with amino-acid sequence MRVCVYYEYRPSLLPSGGIRTAYRNHMEALRLAGVEIALRPRDPHDLLHLHSTGPLSLLLLERTAGTRPVVVHAHTTAEDFANSFRLSDAVAPMLGRYLRYFYNRADLVIAPSPYTARILRRHGVEAPVEVVSNGVDVRRFTPDPRRRIRGRSRYRLNGFVVFAVGLVLLRKGIELFCETARRVPEVRFVWFGPIHKAVKSETLRVLERAPENVRFTGYVENVLDAYAAGDVFFFPSAVENEGIAVLEAAACGKPLLLRAVDCFRDRFAHGVNCLMANDPDAFAAYIRQLRDDPELRERLARQARAFAEQHRLEVVGIRLRDLYQDLLLQRTGAPRANPVP; translated from the coding sequence GTGCGGGTCTGCGTGTATTACGAGTACCGTCCCTCCCTTCTTCCCAGTGGCGGGATTCGCACCGCATACCGGAACCACATGGAGGCGCTGCGTCTGGCCGGGGTTGAGATCGCCCTCCGGCCCCGAGACCCGCACGACCTCCTGCACCTCCACTCCACGGGTCCTCTCTCCCTGCTGCTCCTGGAGCGCACCGCGGGCACGCGGCCCGTGGTGGTACACGCCCACACCACCGCGGAGGACTTCGCGAACTCTTTCCGGTTGAGCGATGCAGTGGCGCCCATGCTGGGACGCTACCTCCGGTACTTCTACAACCGGGCGGACCTCGTGATCGCCCCAAGCCCCTACACGGCCCGGATCCTCCGACGGCATGGCGTGGAGGCGCCCGTGGAGGTGGTGAGCAACGGGGTGGACGTGCGACGGTTCACCCCGGATCCCCGGCGGCGCATCCGGGGCCGGTCCCGGTATCGCCTCAACGGCTTCGTGGTGTTCGCGGTGGGATTGGTGCTCCTGCGTAAGGGGATCGAGCTCTTCTGCGAGACCGCGAGGCGGGTGCCGGAGGTTCGATTCGTGTGGTTCGGTCCCATCCACAAGGCGGTGAAGTCCGAGACCCTGAGGGTCCTGGAGCGGGCACCCGAGAACGTCCGGTTCACGGGGTACGTGGAGAACGTGCTGGACGCTTACGCCGCGGGGGATGTCTTCTTCTTCCCCAGCGCGGTGGAGAATGAAGGGATCGCGGTGCTGGAGGCAGCCGCCTGCGGAAAGCCCCTCCTGCTGCGCGCGGTGGACTGCTTCCGCGACCGGTTCGCCCACGGGGTGAACTGCCTAATGGCCAACGACCCGGATGCCTTCGCCGCGTACATCCGCCAGCTCCGGGACGACCCCGAACTCCGGGAACGGCTCGCGCGGCAGGCCCGGGCCTTCGCGGAGCAGCACCGGCTGGAAGTGGTGGGCATCCGGCTACGGGACCTGTACCAGGACCTGCTCCTCCAGCGCACGGGCGCCCCCCGCGCGAACCCGGTTCCCTGA
- the rph gene encoding ribonuclease PH has translation MRRADGRAPNELRSVRITRNYIKHAEGSALIQLGETRVVCTATVEERVPPWLRGSGSGWITAEYGMLPRSTRERTPREGGKPGGRAAEIQRMIGRSLRAAVDLKKLGERTIWLDCDVIQADGGTRTAAVTGGFVALVDALSLLYRTQALDAWPVRAFVAATSVGIVDGIPMLDLNYEEDARAQVDMNLVMTDTGELVEIQGTAEGRPFRREELDLLLTLGEAGIRRLVEVQKAVLQERSG, from the coding sequence ATCCGACGGGCGGATGGACGTGCCCCCAATGAGCTGCGCTCGGTGCGCATCACCCGCAACTACATCAAGCACGCGGAGGGGTCTGCCCTCATCCAGCTGGGGGAAACCCGGGTGGTGTGCACCGCCACCGTGGAAGAACGGGTGCCTCCGTGGCTGCGGGGCTCCGGCTCCGGGTGGATCACCGCGGAGTACGGGATGCTCCCCCGCTCCACCCGGGAGCGCACGCCTCGGGAGGGCGGAAAACCGGGAGGCCGGGCCGCGGAGATCCAGCGGATGATCGGTCGGTCCCTGCGGGCGGCCGTGGACCTGAAGAAGCTGGGAGAGCGGACCATTTGGTTGGACTGCGATGTAATCCAGGCGGACGGCGGAACCCGGACCGCTGCGGTGACCGGCGGATTCGTGGCGCTGGTGGACGCCCTCTCCCTTCTGTACCGCACCCAGGCGCTTGACGCCTGGCCCGTGCGGGCCTTCGTGGCCGCCACGAGCGTGGGGATCGTGGACGGGATCCCCATGCTGGACCTCAACTACGAGGAGGACGCCCGGGCCCAGGTGGACATGAACCTGGTGATGACGGACACCGGGGAGCTCGTGGAGATCCAGGGGACCGCGGAAGGCCGGCCGTTCCGGCGGGAGGAGCTCGACCTGCTCCTGACCCTGGGGGAGGCGGGGATCCGCAGGCTGGTGGAGGTGCAGAAGGCCGTCCTCCAGGAACGGAGCGGATGA
- a CDS encoding biotin carboxyl carrier protein, translated as MDPVRLVDTTLRDGAQSLWASDIPTRLIAEVAEDLVRAEFQAVEVPVNPIYFKKFVRDLREDPWEMCRVVARVLRDVTKACMGAVSLNPFAGVNPRCLTMLFFERVAALGALNRAQLTANTMDQPKRLFPWLVPFLRSLNYQIVFALSYTLSPRHTDAYYAEKTRELLAFKPDAIYLKDQGGLLTPDRVRTLLPAILEAAGDVPVELHSHCTTGLAPLCYLEAIQLGVRVVHTAIPPLANGSSQPSVFNVMHNARYVGVPVRVKEEAVRAASERLWAFARREGRPVGMPLEYDYGQYVHQVPGGVISNLRFQLRELRMEHRLQEVLEEIVRVRADLGYPIMITPYSQHVATQAALNVLTGERYQLVTDEVIRFALGAFGEDSGYTWMDPEVKDRILGRARAREIAAQLEALREEEEAPLEVVRQKLGMVHADEETLLLHCIMKGEGEVQGVKGNGGRAAGASRNSLAVLLERLSAQPQVRYVAIQKGNTSLVLRSA; from the coding sequence ATGGATCCGGTACGGCTTGTGGACACGACGCTTCGGGACGGAGCCCAAAGCCTGTGGGCCTCCGACATCCCCACGCGGCTCATCGCGGAGGTGGCGGAGGATCTGGTCCGGGCGGAGTTCCAGGCGGTGGAGGTGCCGGTAAATCCCATTTACTTCAAGAAGTTCGTACGGGATCTCCGGGAGGATCCGTGGGAGATGTGTCGGGTGGTGGCACGGGTCCTCCGGGACGTGACCAAGGCGTGCATGGGCGCCGTGAGCCTCAACCCCTTCGCGGGTGTCAATCCCCGCTGCCTGACCATGCTGTTCTTCGAGCGGGTGGCGGCCCTCGGGGCGTTGAACCGGGCCCAGCTCACGGCCAACACCATGGACCAGCCCAAACGGCTCTTCCCGTGGCTGGTCCCCTTCCTGCGATCCCTGAACTACCAGATCGTCTTCGCCCTCTCGTACACCCTCTCCCCCCGGCACACGGATGCGTATTACGCGGAGAAGACCCGGGAGCTCTTGGCCTTCAAACCGGATGCCATCTACCTCAAGGATCAGGGGGGACTCCTCACGCCGGACCGGGTCCGGACCCTGCTGCCCGCCATCCTGGAGGCCGCGGGGGATGTCCCGGTGGAGCTCCACTCGCACTGCACCACGGGGCTCGCGCCCCTCTGCTATCTGGAGGCCATTCAGCTGGGAGTCCGGGTCGTGCACACCGCCATCCCGCCCCTCGCGAACGGGTCCTCGCAGCCCTCCGTGTTCAACGTGATGCACAACGCCCGGTATGTGGGAGTGCCGGTGCGGGTAAAGGAGGAGGCGGTGCGGGCGGCTTCGGAGCGGCTGTGGGCGTTCGCCCGAAGGGAGGGGAGGCCCGTGGGGATGCCCTTGGAGTACGACTACGGCCAGTACGTGCACCAGGTCCCGGGAGGGGTCATCTCCAACCTGCGGTTCCAGCTGCGGGAGCTGCGCATGGAGCACCGGTTGCAGGAAGTCCTGGAGGAGATCGTGCGGGTCCGGGCAGACCTCGGGTACCCCATCATGATCACGCCCTACTCCCAGCACGTGGCCACACAGGCGGCTCTGAACGTGCTGACGGGGGAGCGATACCAGCTGGTGACGGACGAGGTGATCCGGTTCGCCCTCGGGGCCTTTGGGGAAGACTCGGGGTACACCTGGATGGATCCGGAGGTGAAGGATCGGATCCTCGGACGGGCCCGGGCGCGGGAGATCGCCGCCCAGTTGGAGGCGCTGCGGGAGGAGGAAGAGGCCCCCCTGGAGGTGGTCCGGCAGAAGCTGGGAATGGTGCACGCGGACGAGGAGACCCTGCTCCTGCACTGCATCATGAAGGGGGAGGGAGAGGTACAGGGGGTGAAGGGGAACGGCGGCCGGGCGGCCGGGGCCTCCCGGAACTCCCTGGCCGTGCTGTTGGAGCGCCTGAGCGCGCAGCCTCAGGTGCGGTACGTGGCCATCCAGAAGGGGAACACCTCCCTCGTGCTCCGATCCGCATAG
- a CDS encoding branched-chain amino acid ABC transporter permease has product MHALLGLQLISALVSASFLFLLAAGVWLVFGVSRFLNLAHGSFFMLSGFLAYALGELLLHRAGGFWILMGTVPLLTGLVGAGLERVLIRRFYGAPLRVQLLPMVALIFMISDLCRYIWGEFPKSVPVLGRFGTISIGGVTFPGYYAVVIGVSGGVALVLGWIVQRTRWGRLVRAVAQDREMAAACGVDESRLATQVFAVGTALAGLAGVLVVPISGASLGMDVSAVIDAFVVVVVGGLGSILGAAATAVLVGLTQAFGILVLPQFAIAFVFALMALVLMVRPKGLFGVD; this is encoded by the coding sequence ATGCACGCCCTCCTGGGCCTCCAGCTCATCAGCGCCCTGGTCTCCGCCTCCTTCCTGTTCCTGCTGGCGGCCGGGGTATGGCTTGTGTTCGGCGTCTCCCGGTTCCTGAACCTCGCCCACGGATCCTTCTTCATGCTCTCGGGGTTCCTGGCGTATGCGCTGGGGGAACTGCTCCTCCATCGGGCGGGAGGCTTCTGGATCCTGATGGGGACCGTCCCCCTGCTCACGGGTCTTGTGGGGGCAGGACTGGAGCGCGTGCTCATCCGTAGATTCTATGGGGCGCCCCTCCGTGTCCAGCTCCTGCCCATGGTGGCGCTCATCTTCATGATCTCCGACCTCTGTCGGTACATCTGGGGGGAGTTCCCGAAGAGCGTTCCCGTCCTGGGGCGGTTCGGGACGATCTCCATCGGGGGAGTAACCTTCCCCGGTTACTACGCGGTGGTGATCGGGGTAAGCGGAGGGGTGGCACTGGTCCTTGGATGGATCGTGCAGCGTACCCGGTGGGGACGGCTGGTGCGGGCTGTGGCCCAGGATCGGGAGATGGCGGCCGCATGCGGGGTGGACGAATCGCGGCTCGCGACCCAGGTGTTCGCGGTGGGGACCGCCCTGGCGGGGCTCGCGGGCGTTCTGGTGGTGCCCATCTCCGGGGCGAGCTTGGGGATGGACGTGAGCGCGGTGATCGACGCCTTCGTGGTGGTGGTGGTGGGCGGATTGGGGAGCATTCTCGGGGCGGCGGCCACCGCGGTCCTGGTGGGGCTCACGCAGGCCTTCGGCATCCTCGTGCTTCCGCAGTTCGCCATCGCCTTTGTCTTCGCCCTCATGGCCCTGGTGCTGATGGTGCGACCGAAAGGGCTGTTCGGGGTGGACTGA
- a CDS encoding DUF885 domain-containing protein: MRGTFEALVEEILQATFDFYPLWASGLGLHAYDGVAGRYDPASRDARLRALRAARRALEAVDPHVLSPEQVLDLQVLRAAVEKECFELEELREFERNPILYSTFLDTTHYLKRAYAPLDQRLERLAEYQRQVPGLLQTARRNLVGPYARPHVEVAMEIFRGMLRYLEQDLPRATAAASPAVRHRLLAANAQAAAAVRAFLEFLQEEVLPKAVETFALGETLYRRMLWVGERLEMDLPTLLKIGEQEIVRLREACEEVSRRIAPGRPPAEVVRMLGEEHPPEEGLIPLAGTLLQELRVFLEEREVVPLPVGDRLHVEPTPPFLRWAFALMDTAGPFEEVSTDSYYYLTLPEADWPAEQKEEWMRRFDPYTLRNTSVHEVYPGHYVHFLYMRRVPSRVRKVFHAYSFVEGWAHYAEEMMVEEGYGDERLRLAQLLDALLRAVRFVVSIQMHTEGMTVARAARRFVEDAYLEPLPAYREAQRGTFDPGYLNYTLGKLMLRKLRRDYERERGGAFRLREFHDRLLQLGAPPIPVARQVLLRNPEGSLL; the protein is encoded by the coding sequence GTGCGCGGAACTTTTGAGGCGTTGGTGGAGGAAATCCTACAAGCCACTTTCGACTTCTACCCCCTGTGGGCGAGCGGGCTTGGGCTTCACGCCTACGACGGGGTCGCCGGCAGGTACGACCCGGCCTCCCGGGACGCTCGCCTGCGAGCCCTCCGGGCCGCCCGGCGGGCGCTGGAGGCCGTGGATCCGCACGTCCTCTCCCCGGAGCAGGTCCTGGACCTCCAAGTGCTGCGGGCCGCGGTGGAAAAGGAGTGCTTTGAGCTCGAGGAGCTGCGGGAGTTCGAGCGCAACCCCATCCTGTACAGCACCTTTCTCGACACCACCCACTATCTCAAGCGCGCCTACGCGCCCCTGGATCAGCGCCTGGAGCGGCTGGCAGAGTACCAGCGGCAGGTACCGGGTCTCCTCCAGACGGCGCGGCGGAATCTGGTGGGGCCCTACGCGAGGCCGCACGTGGAAGTGGCCATGGAGATCTTCCGGGGGATGCTGCGTTACCTGGAGCAGGACCTCCCGCGGGCAACGGCAGCTGCCTCCCCTGCCGTCCGCCACCGGCTGCTGGCGGCCAATGCCCAGGCCGCGGCCGCGGTTCGGGCGTTTCTGGAATTCCTCCAGGAGGAGGTCCTGCCGAAGGCCGTGGAGACGTTCGCCCTGGGAGAGACCCTCTATCGCCGGATGCTGTGGGTGGGAGAAAGGCTGGAGATGGACCTCCCCACCCTTCTGAAGATCGGCGAGCAGGAGATCGTCCGGCTCCGCGAGGCCTGTGAGGAAGTAAGCCGCCGCATCGCTCCCGGTCGCCCTCCGGCGGAGGTGGTCCGCATGCTGGGCGAGGAGCACCCTCCCGAGGAAGGGTTGATCCCCCTCGCGGGCACCCTCCTCCAGGAGCTCCGGGTCTTCCTGGAAGAGCGAGAGGTGGTCCCCCTCCCCGTGGGAGATCGTCTGCACGTGGAGCCCACCCCGCCGTTCCTGCGCTGGGCCTTCGCCCTCATGGACACCGCGGGTCCCTTCGAGGAGGTCAGCACGGACTCCTACTACTACCTCACCCTTCCGGAGGCGGACTGGCCCGCCGAGCAGAAGGAAGAGTGGATGCGGCGGTTCGATCCGTACACCCTGCGGAACACCAGCGTGCACGAGGTTTATCCCGGGCACTATGTCCACTTCCTGTACATGCGCCGCGTGCCCAGCAGGGTCCGGAAAGTCTTCCACGCGTACTCCTTCGTGGAGGGATGGGCGCACTACGCGGAGGAGATGATGGTGGAGGAGGGATACGGGGACGAGAGGCTGCGGCTCGCCCAGCTCTTAGACGCCCTCCTCCGGGCTGTCCGCTTCGTGGTGAGCATCCAGATGCACACGGAGGGAATGACGGTGGCACGGGCGGCACGGAGGTTCGTGGAGGACGCGTATCTTGAGCCCCTCCCCGCCTACCGGGAGGCGCAACGGGGGACCTTCGATCCCGGCTACCTGAACTACACCCTCGGCAAGCTCATGCTCCGGAAGCTGCGGCGGGACTACGAGAGGGAACGTGGGGGCGCTTTCCGACTCCGGGAGTTTCACGATCGGTTGCTCCAGCTGGGCGCTCCGCCGATTCCCGTGGCCCGCCAGGTCCTGCTCCGGAATCCGGAAGGATCACTCCTCTGA
- a CDS encoding branched-chain amino acid ABC transporter permease: MEAKRLWDAQTLAAARPGTWGRLLIGTVGIVGLLAVPLVLPSPYVVQAVDVLLAALLATSLNLLVGYGGMLSLGHAAFFGVGGYVAGILVKRVGLPWFATVGVGTVAAILAAAGVGYFCVRLAGAYFVMLTLAFGQLLYTVFWKWKELTGGDDGLTDVFPPAPWTEPLMYYYLVLVVVGLALWGLWRVCESPFGAALRAVRDSPHRAEAIGIPARRVQWAAFTLSGGLAGLAGGLFVFHHGSIFPKVAGWQSSAEAALMVVLGGADRFAGPVLGAVVIKTLTFLAPRATPYWQFFLGGLLVLAAFLAPRGLVEVWGRRRG; encoded by the coding sequence GTGGAGGCCAAGCGCTTGTGGGACGCACAGACGCTCGCGGCCGCCCGCCCAGGGACGTGGGGACGGCTCCTCATCGGGACGGTGGGGATTGTGGGACTCCTCGCGGTGCCCCTGGTCCTCCCCTCCCCCTATGTGGTGCAGGCCGTGGACGTGCTGCTGGCGGCCCTCCTGGCCACGAGCCTCAACCTCCTGGTGGGATACGGCGGCATGCTCAGCCTGGGACACGCGGCCTTCTTTGGGGTCGGCGGGTACGTGGCGGGGATCCTCGTGAAGCGCGTGGGGCTCCCGTGGTTCGCCACCGTGGGGGTGGGGACCGTGGCGGCCATCCTCGCGGCCGCAGGGGTCGGGTACTTCTGTGTCCGGCTGGCGGGCGCCTACTTCGTCATGCTCACCCTCGCCTTCGGCCAGCTCCTGTACACCGTGTTCTGGAAGTGGAAGGAATTGACGGGCGGCGACGATGGCCTCACGGATGTGTTTCCGCCGGCTCCCTGGACGGAGCCCCTGATGTACTACTACCTGGTGCTGGTGGTGGTCGGGCTCGCCCTCTGGGGGCTTTGGCGGGTCTGCGAGTCCCCCTTCGGCGCTGCCCTGAGGGCCGTGCGGGATAGCCCGCACCGGGCGGAGGCCATCGGGATCCCCGCGCGACGGGTGCAGTGGGCGGCGTTCACCCTCTCCGGAGGACTCGCGGGACTCGCGGGAGGTCTGTTCGTCTTCCACCACGGGAGCATCTTCCCCAAGGTGGCGGGCTGGCAGAGCTCTGCGGAAGCGGCCCTCATGGTGGTGCTGGGAGGGGCAGACCGGTTCGCGGGTCCTGTACTGGGGGCCGTGGTGATCAAAACCCTGACGTTCCTGGCTCCCCGGGCCACGCCCTACTGGCAGTTCTTCCTCGGGGGATTGCTGGTGTTGGCGGCCTTCCTGGCCCCCAGGGGGCTTGTGGAGGTGTGGGGTAGACGGCGGGGGTGA
- a CDS encoding XTP/dITP diphosphatase translates to MRVLVVATRNEGKLRELRRLLEDLPFELRSLQDYPHLPPVPEEGSTYAENATRKALAVAQATGEISLADDSGLEVDALDGEPGVHSARFLGQDATDAERNAEILRRLAGVPWERRTARYRAVVAVALPDGTVRTFEGTCEGRIALEPRGSGGFGYDPIFYVPDLGRTVAELLPYEKDRISHRGKAMAQAREFLRSLAG, encoded by the coding sequence ATGAGGGTCCTCGTGGTGGCCACCCGCAACGAGGGGAAGCTCCGGGAGTTGCGGCGGTTGCTGGAGGACCTGCCCTTCGAACTGCGGTCCCTCCAGGACTACCCGCACCTCCCACCGGTGCCCGAGGAGGGCTCCACCTATGCGGAGAACGCAACCCGGAAGGCCCTCGCGGTGGCCCAGGCCACGGGGGAGATCTCCCTCGCGGATGACTCCGGGCTTGAGGTGGACGCCCTGGACGGGGAGCCCGGCGTCCACTCCGCCCGGTTTTTGGGGCAAGATGCCACGGACGCGGAGCGCAACGCGGAGATCCTGCGGCGCCTTGCCGGGGTTCCCTGGGAGCGGCGCACCGCCCGCTACCGGGCGGTGGTGGCCGTGGCACTGCCAGACGGGACCGTGAGGACGTTCGAGGGAACGTGCGAGGGGAGGATCGCCCTTGAGCCCCGGGGGAGCGGGGGATTCGGCTACGACCCCATCTTCTACGTCCCGGACCTGGGGCGGACGGTGGCGGAGCTCCTTCCTTACGAGAAGGACCGCATCAGCCATCGGGGAAAGGCCATGGCGCAGGCCCGCGAGTTCCTGAGAAGCCTTGCGGGATGA